Proteins encoded together in one Lagopus muta isolate bLagMut1 chromosome 3, bLagMut1 primary, whole genome shotgun sequence window:
- the COLEC12 gene encoding collectin-12 produces MKDDFAEEEEVQSFGYKRFGIQEGTQCTKCKNNWALKFSIILLYILCALLTITVAILGYKVVEKMNNVTGGLETSHRRYTEKLTEVESDLKKLDDQAGQKALNTNTELSSFRSDILALRQQLHDIAEKTTRNKDTLEKLQESGNVLDDRQSQMRSALDSNSFMIISVNKTLQAYTGYINNLQQDTSNIQTNLQNQVHSHNVVIMNLNNLNLTQIQQRNLISVLQKSMEDTSLAILRIKNDFQNLQQVVLQARKDTDWLKEKVQNLQTLAANNSALAKANNDTLEDMNNQLSSFSGQMENITTIAQANEQNLKDLQEQHKEYENRTSAKFSQLEERFQVFETDIVNIISNISYTAHHLRTLTSNLNEVRTTCTDTLSKHSDELIFMNSTLANIRLDSASLKMQQDLMRSRLDVEVANLSVIMEEMKLVDSKHGQLIKNFTILQGPPGPRGPKGDRGPQGPLGPAGLKGQKGEKGEPGPPGPAGEKGPPGPIGPPGEKGGKGSRGSPGSKGQRGSPGKTGLPGPSGDPGPPGPQGKDGPQGPQGPPGFQGLQGTVGEPGVPGPRGLPGLPGVPGLPGPKGPPGPPGPPGPGMPMALQSEPTSVPEANGCSPHWKNYTEKCYYFSIEREIFEEAKLFCEEKASRLVIINNKEEQQWIKRQISGKGSFWIGLTDSEKENEWRWLDGSLPLYTNWKTGQPDNWSHGHGPGEDCAGLIYAGLWNDFYCEDVNNFICEKDMDKGQIFGA; encoded by the exons TTGTTGAAAAAATGAACAATGTGACGGGTGGCCTGGAAACATCCCATAGAAGATACACAGAAAAGCTCACAGAGGTGGAGAGTGATCTGAAGAAATTAG ATGACCAAGCTGGACAGAAAGCCCTGAATACTAACACTGAACTGTCTAGCTTCAGATCTGACATTCTGGCTCTTCGTCAGCAGCTTCATGACATTGCAGAGAAAACTACCAGAAACAAAGATACACTGGAGAAGCTCCAAGAATCTGGAAATGTACTAGATGATAGACAGAGCCAAATGAGAAGTGCCTTAGATAGTAACTCTTTCATGATCATCAGTGTCAATAAGACTCTTCAGGCATATACTGGCTATATAAACAATCTTCAACAAGACACAAGTAATATCCAAACAAATTTGCAAAACCAAGTGCATTCTCATAATGTGGTCATCATGAACCTTAACAACTTAAACTTGACACAAATACAGCAAAGAAATCTTATCAGTGTCCTGCAGAAGTCTATGGAAGATACAAGTTTGGCTATTCTAAGAATCAAGAATGACTTTCAAAACCTGCAGCAGGTTGTCCTTCAAGCCCGGAAGGACACTGACTGGCTTAAGGAAAAAGTACAAAATTTACAGACTTTGGCTGCCAACAACTCAGCATTAGCAAAAGCTAATAACGATACACTTGAAGACATGAACAATcagctcagttccttcagtGGGCAAATGGAGAATATTACCACAATTGCCCAAGCCAATGAACAAAATCTGAAGGATCTCCAGGAACAGCATAAAGAATATGAAAACAGAACTTCTGCCAAATTCAGCCAATTGGAAGAGAGGTTCCAGGTCTTTGAGACTGATATAGTCAATATAATTAGCAACATCAGCTACACTGCTCATCATCTACGGACATTGACTAGCAATCTCAATGAGGTCAGGACAACTTGTACAGACACCTTAAGTAAACATTCAGATGAGCTGATTTTTATGAACAGCACACTAGCCAATATTCGTTTAGACTCTGCATCACTCAAGATGCAACAGGATTTGATGAGGTCAAGGTTAGATGTTGAAGTTGCCAATTTGTCAGTAATCATGGAAGAAATGAAGCTGGTAGATTCCAAACACGGCCAGCTCATCAAGAACTTCACTATCCTACAAG GCCCTCCTGGTCCAAGGGGACCTAAAGGTGACAGAGGCCCTCAAGGTCCTCTTGGCCCTGCTGGCctaaaaggacaaaaaggagagaaaggagagccTGGACCACCAGGACCTGCAGGTGAAAAGGGCCCACCTGGGCCAATTGGGCCACcaggagagaaaggagggaaaggcTCAAGAGGATCACCAGGCTCCAAAGGTCAGAGAGGTTCTCCTGGCAAAACGGGTCTTCCTGGACCAAGCGGAGATCCAGGGCCACCAGGTCCACAAGGCAAAGATGGTCCACAGGGGCCACAAGGCCCACCAGGATTTCAAGGCCTGCAAGGAACTGTGGGAGAGCCAGGAGTACCAGGACCTCGAGGACTACCTGGCCTACCTGGAGtccctgggctgcctggtcCAAAAGGCCCACCTGGCCCACCAGGACCACCAGGTCCAGGGATGCCAATGGCACTACAAAGCGAACCTACATCAGTGCCTGAGGCTAACG GTTGTTCTCCTCATTGGAAGAACTACACAGAAAAATGCTACTACTTTTCaattgaaagagaaattttTGAAGAGGCAAAGTTATTCTGTGAAGAGAAGGCATCGCGCTTGGTTATCATAAACAACAAAGAAGAACAG CAATGGATAAAGAGGCAGATTTCGGGGAAAGGCAGTTTCTGGATTGGACTTACAgattcagagaaggaaaatgaatggaGGTGGCTGGACGGATCCTTACCGCTTTACAC aaactggaaaaccGGGCAACCTGATAACTGGAGTCATGGGCACGGGCCAGGAGAAGATTGTGCTGGGTTAATCTACGCTGGGCTCTGGAATGACTTCTACTGTGAAGACGTTAACAATTTCATTTGTGAAAAAGACATGGATAAAG GGCAAATATTTGGAGCGTAA